A part of Arachis hypogaea cultivar Tifrunner chromosome 12, arahy.Tifrunner.gnm2.J5K5, whole genome shotgun sequence genomic DNA contains:
- the LOC112728638 gene encoding G-type lectin S-receptor-like serine/threonine-protein kinase RKS1 isoform X1 — translation MKQKLHVLCLIMGQNQKPNLHCHYWLLSSLTLVLLNISFGSCFDTISTDKALRDGEILVSRDKTFAMGFFSPGRSTSRYIGIWYNNLPQQTVIWVANRNTPINDTSGVLSINQHGNLALHHNHSILPIWSTNVSVTPSDTNKVIAQLTDIANLVLILNDTKTVIWQSFDQPTDTLIPHLRLGFDRGKDQSWVIQSWKTDDDPSPGDFTLKFSTNGMPQLFLYHKNLPWWRGGPWNGEFFMGIPNMKRDNNIFNVSCEEDENHAALSYNTYDKSVPSWVVVQQSGFFQVFTWDNQKNQWNRYWSEPTGQCDNYGTCGPNSNCDPLNYEDFQCTCLPGFEPKFPRNWYENRDGSGGCARKKGASVCGSGEGFVNIEGLKVPDTSVAIVKEGLSLEECEKECLRNCSCSAYAVANVASGGSGCFAWHGDLMDIEKLSDQGQEIFVRVDAVELANYYKKTKEAFGKKKIVGVLVASLFAVLLILACVYHLRLQKKKKEDKMLRQLNQDSPRENSDIQSKGDPNLPFFSIKIIMAATKKFSPENKLGQGGFGSVYKGQLYNGQEIAVKRLSRDSGQGIEEFKNEVTLLVKLQHRNLVRLHGCCLEKEERMLVYEYLPNRSLDFFIFDKLQRSLLDWDRRFEIIYGIARGVLYLHQDSRLKIIHRDLKASNVLLDATMNPKISDFGMARIFGEDQIQARTRRVVGTYGYMSPEYAMEGRYSTKSDVFSFGVLLLEIIAGKRNTDSSDKERASPNLIGYVWKLWTEGKALDMVDTTLDQSYPPEIALKCIQIGLLCVQENVNKRPSMLEVVFMLGNEAPICPPQKPAFLFNGNQDDLQESSTSGGGSSINEVTATTISAR, via the exons atgaaGCAGAAACTCCATGTACTCTGCCTTATCATGGGTCAAAATCAAAAACCAAATTTACATTGCCATTATTGGCTGCTAAGTTCTTTGACATTAGTCCTTCTTAACATCTCATttggctcttgctttgacaccatATCCACTGACAAAGCCCTCAGAGATGGTGAGATTCTTGTTTCTAGGGACAAGACTTTTGCTATGGGATTCTTCAGCCCAGGCAGGTCCACTTCCCGTTACATCGGAATCTGGTACAACAATCTGCCACAACAAACTGTTATTTGGGTTGCAAACAGAAACACTCCCATCAATGACACATCTGGGGTTCTCTCAATCAACCAACATGGAAATCTAGCACTCCACCATAATCATAGCATTCTTCCAATTTGGTCTACCAATGTTTCAGTCACACCTTCAGACACAAACAAAGTTATAGCTCAACTCACAGACATAGCCAACCTTGTTCTGATCCTTAACGACACCAAAACTGTCATCTGGCAAAGCTTTGATCAACCAACAGATACTTTGATTCCCCACCTGAGATTAGGATTTGACAGAGGAAAAGACCAGAGCTGGGTCATCCAATCTTGGAAAACAGATGATGATCCTTCACCTGGTGACTTCACATTGAAGTTCAGCACCAATGGTATGCCACAGTTGTTTTTATACCACAAGAATCTTCCATGGTGGCGAGGAGGGCCGTGGAATGGTGAGTTTTTCATGGGTATACCCAACATGAAACGAGATAACAACATTTTCAATGTTTCTTGTGAGGAAGATGAGAACCATGCAGCACTCTCATATAACACCTATGACAAATCCGTTCCCAGTTGGGTGGTGGTTCAGCAATCTGGTTTCTTTCAAGTGTTCACTTGGGATAACCAGAAGAATCAGTGGAACCGGTACTGGTCAGAGCCTACTGGTCAATGTGATAACTATGGAACATGTGGACCTAACAGTAACTGTGACCCTTTGAACTATGAGGATTTTCAGTGCACTTGTTTGCCCGGGTTTGAACCGAAATTCCCGCGTAACTGGTATGAGAACAGAGATGGATCAGGAGGGTGTGCGAGGAAGAAAGGTGCATCTGTTTGTGGGAGTGGAGAAGGGTTTGTGAATATTGAAGGATTGAAGGTTCCTGATACATCTGTGGCTATAGTTAAGGAGGGTTTGAGTTTGGAGGAGTGTGAGAAGGAATGCTTGAGAAACTGTTCTTGCAGTGCTTATGCAGTTGCTAATGTGGCCAGTGGTGGAAGTGGATGCTTTGCATGGCATGGTGATTTGATGGACATAGAGAAGCTTAGTGATCAAGGCCAAGAAATATTTGTACGTGTTGATGCTGTTGAATTAG CTAATTAttacaagaaaacaaaagaagCATTTGGTAAGAAGAAGATTGTAGGGGTTCTGGTAGCTTCTTTGTTTGCAGTTCTCCTTATTCTGGCCTGTGTATATCACTTGCGGttgcagaagaaaaagaaagaag ATAAAATGTTGCGGCAATTGAATCAAGATtctcctagagaaaacagtgatATTCAAAGTAAAGGAGATCCAAATCTCCCCTTCTTCAGCATTAAAATAATCATGGCAGCCACAAAAAAATTTTCTCCTGAGAATAAACTTGGACAAGGTGGATTTGGCTCTGTTTATAAG GGTCAGCTATACAATGGACAAGAGATAGCAGTGAAAAGATTGTCCAGAGATTCTGGACAAGGGATAGAAGAATTTAAAAATGAAGTTACACTATTAGTTAAACTTCAACATAGAAATCTTGTGAGATTGCATGGTTGTTGCcttgaaaaggaagaaagaatgCTTGTCTATGAATACCTTCCAAACAGAAGTTTGGACTTCTTTATATTCG ATAAACTCCAAAGGTCATTGTTAGACTGGGATCGGCGTTTTGAAATTATTTATGGGATTGCTCGAGGTGTATTATATCTTCATCAAGATTCAAGACTAAAAATAATTCACAGAGATCTCAAAGCTAGCAATGTTCTCCTTGATGCCACAATGAATCCGAAAATCTCAGACTTTGGCATGGCTAGAATATTTGGCGAAGATCAAATCCAAGCCAGAACGAGAAGAGTAGTAGGAACGTA TGGTTATATGTCACCCGAATATGCAATGGAAGGACGATATTCAACAAAATCTGATGTCTTTAGTTTTGGAGTCTTACTTCTAGAGATTATTGCCGGCAAGAGGAACACAGATAGCAGCGACAAAGAAAGAGCCTCCCCAAATTTAATTGGATAT GTATGGAAATTGTGGACAGAAGGAAAGGCTTTGGATATGGTAGACACAACACTAGACCAATCTTATCCTCCTGAGATAGCTTTGAAGTGCATTCAAATTGGACTATTGTGTGTGCAAGAAAATGTGAACAAGAGACCTTCCATGTTGGAGGTTGTTTTCATGTTAGGGAATGAAGCACCTATTTGTCCACCTCAAAAGCCAGCATTTTTATTCAATGGCAACCAAGATGACTTGCAAGAGTCATCAACATCTGGAGGAGGATCTTCAATTAATGAAGTAACAGCAACTACCATCTCTGCTAGATAA
- the LOC112728640 gene encoding G-type lectin S-receptor-like serine/threonine-protein kinase RKS1 produces the protein MAQNHYSLLSSLSVVLLSISLTSCSDTITIDKALRDGEILVSKSKTFAMGFFSPGKSTSRYIGIWYNNLPEQTVIWVANRNTPINDTSGVLSMNHHGNLALYNNYTTLPIWSSNVSLTHSNNNVVAQLLDTANFVLFQNNTGTIIWQSFDHPTDTFIQHLKVGFDRRSNKSWFLQSWKTDDDPAPGAYTLGFNPNGKPQLFLYNKNLPWWRGGSWNGELLMGIPNMKRDMLKFNISYEEDENHSALSYTMFDESIVSRIVVQQSGFFQVFTWDFQKSQWNRYWSEPTGLCDNYGTCGSNSNCDPLNYDEAFQCSCLPGFEPKFPRNWYENRDGSGGCVRKKGVSVCGNGEGFEKIESLKIPDTSMVIVKKGLSLNECEKECLRNCTCNAYSVADIRNGGSGCMTWHGDLMDIQKLSDQGQDLFIRVDSFELAKYYKRPRLFGKNKLVTALVAFMLLVLLLVSSVYYLWKKSKNKEKMMWDLNHDSPREENDVQSKRHPNLPLFSFKMIMAATEKFSPDNKLGQGGFGSVYKGHLFDGQEIAVKRLSKDSGQGIEEFINEVRLLVKLQHRNLVRLLGCCLEKEERMLVYEYLPNKSLDFLIFDEVRRSSLDWGQRFKIISGIARGVLYLHQDSRLKIIHRDLKASNVLLDAVMNPKISDFGMARIFGEEQIHASTKKVVGTYGYMSPEYAMEGRYSTKSDVFSFGVLLLEIIAGKRNTNCEKGRAASLIGYVWKLWTEGRALDVVDSTLGQSYPPEIALRCIQIGLLCVQESINNRPSMLEVVFMLCNEAPICSPQKPAFLFNGNLDMKDSSTSGGGSSVNEVTVTTISAR, from the exons ATGGCCCAAAACCATTATTCTCTGCTTAGTTCTTTGAGTGTAGTCCTTCTCAGCATCTCACTTACCTCATGTTCTGATACAATTACCATTGACAAAGCCCTCAGAGATGGTGAGATTCTTGTTTCTAAGAGCAAAACCTTTGCCATGGGATTCTTTAGTCCAGGCAAATCCACTTCCCGTTACATCGGAATCTGGTACAACAACTTGCCAGAACAAACTGTGATTTGGGTTGCAAACAGAAACACTCCCATCAACGACACATCAGGGGTTCTCTCAATGAACCACCATGGAAATCTAGCACTCTATAACAACTATACCACTCTTCCAATTTGGTCTTCAAATGTTTCACTCACACACTCCAACAACAACGTTGTAGCTCAACTCTTGGACACAGCAAACTTTGTTCTGTTCCAAAACAACACCGGAACCATCATATGGCAAAGCTTTGATCACCCTACTGACACCTTCATTCAGCACTTGAAAGTTGGTTTTGACAGAAGAAGTAACAAGAGCTGGTTCCTCCAATCATGGAAGACAGATGATGACCCTGCTCCTGGTGCATACACGTTGGGATTCAACCCCAATGGGAAGCCACAGCTGTTCTTGTACAACAAGAACCTTCCATGGTGGCGAGGAGGATCATGGAACGGTGAATTGCTCATGGGTATACCAAACATGAAACGAGACATGCTCAAATTCAATATTTCTTATGAGGAAGATGAAAACCATTCAGCACTCTCATACACCATGTTTGATGAGTCCATTGTGAGCAGAATAGTGGTTCAGCAATCAGGTTTCTTTCAAGTGTTCACCTGGGATTTCCAGAAGAGTCAGTGGAACCGGTACTGGTCAGAGCCAACAGGTCTATGTGATAACTATGGAACATGTGGATCTAACAGTAACTGTGACCCTTTGAACTATGATGAGGCCTTTCAGTGTAGTTGTTTACCCGGGTTTGAACCCAAGTTCCCACGAAACTGGTATGAGAATAGAGATGGATCAGGAGGGTGTGTGAGGAAGAAAGGTGTGTCTGTTTGTGGGAATGGGGAAGGGTTTGAGAAGATTGAAAGCTTGAAGATTCCTGATACATCTATGGTAATAGTTAAAAAGGGTTTGAGTTTGAATGAGTGTGAGAAAGAGTGTTTGAGAAACTGCACTTGCAATGCATATTCAGTTGCTGATATTAGGAATGGTGGGAGTGGGTGCATGACATGGCATGGGGACTTGATGGACATTCAGAAGCTCAGTGATCAAGGCCAAGATCTTTTTATCCGTGTCGACTCTTTTGAGCTAG CCAAGTACTATAAAAGACCAAGATTGTTTGGTAAAAACAAGTTGGTAACGGCCCTGGTAGCTTTCATGCTTCTGGTTCTCCTTCTAGTGTCCAGTGTGTATTACTTGTGGAAGAAGAGTAAAAACAAAG AGAAAATGATGTGGGATTTAAATCATGATTCTCCAAGAGAAGAAAACGATGTTCAAAGCAAAAGACATCCAAACCTTCCCTTATTCAGTTTTAAAATGATAATGGCAGCCACAGAAAAATTTTCTCCAGATAATAAGCTAGGCCAAGGTGGATTTGGCTCTGTCTATAAG GGTCATCTATTTGATGGACAGGAGATAGCAGTAAAAAGACTCTCCAAAGATTCAGGTCAAGGAATAGAAGAGTTCATAAATGAAGTTAGGCTGCTAGTTAAACTCCAACACAGAAATCTTGTGAGGTTGCTCGGTTGTTGCCTTGAGAAGGAAGAAAGGATGCTAGTTTACGAATACCTTCCAAACAAAAGCCTAGACTTCCTTATATTTG ATGAAGTTCGAAGATCATCGTTAGATTGGGGTCAACGCTTTAAAATTATTTCGGGAATTGCTCGAGGTGTATTGTATCTTCATCAAGATTCAAGATTGAAAATAATTCACAGAGATCTAAAAGCCAGCAATGTTCTTCTTGATGCTGTAATGAATCCCAAAATCTCAGACTTTGGAATGGCTAGAATATTTGGAGAAGAACAAATCCATGCAAGTACAAAAAAAGTAGTTGGAACCTA TGGTTATATGTCACCTGAATATGCAATGGAAGGACGATACTCTACAAAATCAGATGTCTTCAGTTTCGGAGTCTTGTTATTGGAGATTATTGCTGGAAAAAGAAATACAAATTGTGAAAAAGGAAGAGCAGCCTCCTTAATTGGATAT GTGTGGAAACTTTGGACTGAAGGAAGGGCCTTGGATGTTGTAGATTCAACACTAGGCCAATCTTATCCTCCTGAAATAGCACTGAGGTGCATTCAAATTGGACTCTTGTGTGTGcaagaaagcatcaacaatagACCTTCCATGTTAGAAGTTGTTTTCATGCTATGCAATGAAGCACCTATTTGTTCACCTCAGAAGCCAGCATTTTTATTCAATGGCAACCTGGACATGAAAGATTCATCAACATCTGGAGGAGGATCTTCAGTAAATGAAGTGACAGTAACTACCATCTCTGCTAGATAA
- the LOC140176903 gene encoding uncharacterized protein, translated as MQEEVLPEEVTSYSFTSAVWKGFVPPRVELLSWFVLVGRVNTKDRLCRLRVIDQQDNRCLLCGKPVKTAYHLFLSCEITWQVWCAWLMAFQQRWSFPGTLKEHFESWTSFTGRKVDRKRWFTRFFAVIWTIWLERNDRLFRNKSSRVGDIINRSFTFYEEWSGAEPFGC; from the coding sequence ATGCAGGAGGAAGTCCTACCGGAGGAGGTTACCAGCTATAGCTTCACTAGTGCAGTTTGGAAAGGATTTGTCCCCCCGAGGGTTGAACTCCTTTCTTGGTTTGTGTTAGTCGGAAGGGTCAACACAAAGGATCGACTGTGCAGATTACGGGTTATTGACCAGCAGGACAATAGGTGTCTTCTCTGTGGTAAGCCTGTGAAAACCGCGTATCATCTGTTTCTTAGTTGTGAGAttacatggcaggtgtggtgtgcttggctaATGGCCTTTCAACAAAGGTGGAGCTTTCCGGGTACTTTGAAGGAACATTTTGAGAGTTGGACGAGCTTTACAGGAAGGAAGGTAGATAGGAAGAGATGGTTCACTAGATTCTTTGCTGTTATCTGGACAATTTGGCTAGAAAGGAATGACAGGCTCTTCCGAAATAAGAGTTCAAGAGTAGGGGACATTATTAACAGATCGTTTACGTTCTACGAAGAATGGAGTGGTGCTGAGCCCTTTGGATGTTGA
- the LOC112728638 gene encoding G-type lectin S-receptor-like serine/threonine-protein kinase RKS1 isoform X2, whose translation MKQKLHVLCLIMGQNQKPNLHCHYWLLSSLTLVLLNISFGSCFDTISTDKALRDGEILVSRDKTFAMGFFSPGRSTSRYIGIWYNNLPQQTVIWVANRNTPINDTSGVLSINQHGNLALHHNHSILPIWSTNVSVTPSDTNKVIAQLTDIANLVLILNDTKTVIWQSFDQPTDTLIPHLRLGFDRGKDQSWVIQSWKTDDDPSPGDFTLKFSTNGMPQLFLYHKNLPWWRGGPWNGEFFMGIPNMKRDNNIFNVSCEEDENHAALSYNTYDKSVPSWVVVQQSGFFQVFTWDNQKNQWNRYWSEPTGQCDNYGTCGPNSNCDPLNYEDFQCTCLPGFEPKFPRNWYENRDGSGGCARKKGASVCGSGEGFVNIEGLKVPDTSVAIVKEGLSLEECEKECLRNCSCSAYAVANVASGGSGCFAWHGDLMDIEKLSDQGQEIFVRVDAVELDKMLRQLNQDSPRENSDIQSKGDPNLPFFSIKIIMAATKKFSPENKLGQGGFGSVYKGQLYNGQEIAVKRLSRDSGQGIEEFKNEVTLLVKLQHRNLVRLHGCCLEKEERMLVYEYLPNRSLDFFIFDKLQRSLLDWDRRFEIIYGIARGVLYLHQDSRLKIIHRDLKASNVLLDATMNPKISDFGMARIFGEDQIQARTRRVVGTYGYMSPEYAMEGRYSTKSDVFSFGVLLLEIIAGKRNTDSSDKERASPNLIGYVWKLWTEGKALDMVDTTLDQSYPPEIALKCIQIGLLCVQENVNKRPSMLEVVFMLGNEAPICPPQKPAFLFNGNQDDLQESSTSGGGSSINEVTATTISAR comes from the exons atgaaGCAGAAACTCCATGTACTCTGCCTTATCATGGGTCAAAATCAAAAACCAAATTTACATTGCCATTATTGGCTGCTAAGTTCTTTGACATTAGTCCTTCTTAACATCTCATttggctcttgctttgacaccatATCCACTGACAAAGCCCTCAGAGATGGTGAGATTCTTGTTTCTAGGGACAAGACTTTTGCTATGGGATTCTTCAGCCCAGGCAGGTCCACTTCCCGTTACATCGGAATCTGGTACAACAATCTGCCACAACAAACTGTTATTTGGGTTGCAAACAGAAACACTCCCATCAATGACACATCTGGGGTTCTCTCAATCAACCAACATGGAAATCTAGCACTCCACCATAATCATAGCATTCTTCCAATTTGGTCTACCAATGTTTCAGTCACACCTTCAGACACAAACAAAGTTATAGCTCAACTCACAGACATAGCCAACCTTGTTCTGATCCTTAACGACACCAAAACTGTCATCTGGCAAAGCTTTGATCAACCAACAGATACTTTGATTCCCCACCTGAGATTAGGATTTGACAGAGGAAAAGACCAGAGCTGGGTCATCCAATCTTGGAAAACAGATGATGATCCTTCACCTGGTGACTTCACATTGAAGTTCAGCACCAATGGTATGCCACAGTTGTTTTTATACCACAAGAATCTTCCATGGTGGCGAGGAGGGCCGTGGAATGGTGAGTTTTTCATGGGTATACCCAACATGAAACGAGATAACAACATTTTCAATGTTTCTTGTGAGGAAGATGAGAACCATGCAGCACTCTCATATAACACCTATGACAAATCCGTTCCCAGTTGGGTGGTGGTTCAGCAATCTGGTTTCTTTCAAGTGTTCACTTGGGATAACCAGAAGAATCAGTGGAACCGGTACTGGTCAGAGCCTACTGGTCAATGTGATAACTATGGAACATGTGGACCTAACAGTAACTGTGACCCTTTGAACTATGAGGATTTTCAGTGCACTTGTTTGCCCGGGTTTGAACCGAAATTCCCGCGTAACTGGTATGAGAACAGAGATGGATCAGGAGGGTGTGCGAGGAAGAAAGGTGCATCTGTTTGTGGGAGTGGAGAAGGGTTTGTGAATATTGAAGGATTGAAGGTTCCTGATACATCTGTGGCTATAGTTAAGGAGGGTTTGAGTTTGGAGGAGTGTGAGAAGGAATGCTTGAGAAACTGTTCTTGCAGTGCTTATGCAGTTGCTAATGTGGCCAGTGGTGGAAGTGGATGCTTTGCATGGCATGGTGATTTGATGGACATAGAGAAGCTTAGTGATCAAGGCCAAGAAATATTTGTACGTGTTGATGCTGTTGAATTAG ATAAAATGTTGCGGCAATTGAATCAAGATtctcctagagaaaacagtgatATTCAAAGTAAAGGAGATCCAAATCTCCCCTTCTTCAGCATTAAAATAATCATGGCAGCCACAAAAAAATTTTCTCCTGAGAATAAACTTGGACAAGGTGGATTTGGCTCTGTTTATAAG GGTCAGCTATACAATGGACAAGAGATAGCAGTGAAAAGATTGTCCAGAGATTCTGGACAAGGGATAGAAGAATTTAAAAATGAAGTTACACTATTAGTTAAACTTCAACATAGAAATCTTGTGAGATTGCATGGTTGTTGCcttgaaaaggaagaaagaatgCTTGTCTATGAATACCTTCCAAACAGAAGTTTGGACTTCTTTATATTCG ATAAACTCCAAAGGTCATTGTTAGACTGGGATCGGCGTTTTGAAATTATTTATGGGATTGCTCGAGGTGTATTATATCTTCATCAAGATTCAAGACTAAAAATAATTCACAGAGATCTCAAAGCTAGCAATGTTCTCCTTGATGCCACAATGAATCCGAAAATCTCAGACTTTGGCATGGCTAGAATATTTGGCGAAGATCAAATCCAAGCCAGAACGAGAAGAGTAGTAGGAACGTA TGGTTATATGTCACCCGAATATGCAATGGAAGGACGATATTCAACAAAATCTGATGTCTTTAGTTTTGGAGTCTTACTTCTAGAGATTATTGCCGGCAAGAGGAACACAGATAGCAGCGACAAAGAAAGAGCCTCCCCAAATTTAATTGGATAT GTATGGAAATTGTGGACAGAAGGAAAGGCTTTGGATATGGTAGACACAACACTAGACCAATCTTATCCTCCTGAGATAGCTTTGAAGTGCATTCAAATTGGACTATTGTGTGTGCAAGAAAATGTGAACAAGAGACCTTCCATGTTGGAGGTTGTTTTCATGTTAGGGAATGAAGCACCTATTTGTCCACCTCAAAAGCCAGCATTTTTATTCAATGGCAACCAAGATGACTTGCAAGAGTCATCAACATCTGGAGGAGGATCTTCAATTAATGAAGTAACAGCAACTACCATCTCTGCTAGATAA